The Streptomyces asoensis DNA window ACGGCGGGCGCGACGACGGGCCCCAGCCGCGCGGTGAGCGCGAGCCCCGTCGCCGTGAGGGCGAGCGCGGGCAGCAGCCAGGCCAGGGCCGACAGCCCGTACCCCGGCAGCGCCAGTGTCGCCAGGCCGTTGAACGCCAGGCCCGCGGTGAGCACCGCCACCGTACGGATCATCAGCAGCCGGAATCCGTGCAGCGGGGCGACGACGGCCATCTCGTACGTCGGGTCCAGGGACGGGCCGTACGACAGGGCGACCCCGGCGAGCGGGAGCAGCGGGGCGAGCGCGAGGAACAACAGGGGCTGGTCCGCGACCCGCACCGCGAGCACGGTCATGACCAGCAGGAACAGCACCGACAGCAGCCAGGAGCGGCGCAGCACCGGTGTCGCCGCCAGCAGCCGCGCGGTGTGGTCGGCCACGCCGAGCCGCACCAGCAGCCGCTCGAGCAGGGCCGGCCGGGGCGCGTCCAGCTCGGCGTCCAGCCGCGCCCAGCCGGCGTCCAGCGCGACCGGGTCGGTGGTCCGCGCGAGCAGGGCCCTGCACCGGGCGCAGCCGGCCAGGTGGGTGTCGGCGGACCACAGCAGCGGCGGCGCCAACTCGCCCTGCGCGTAGGCCCGCAGGTCCTCTTCAGCCACATGCCACGTCATGCCACGACCTCCCTCGACTGTCCCTCGCCCGCACGCCCGCACGGGCACGCTCCGCACACGTGCCGCCTCATGCCAGCGCCTCCCGCAGTTGCTTGCGGGCACGCTGCGCCCGCGTCTTGACGGTGCCGGGCGGGATGCCGAGCAGTACGGCCGCCTCCCGGGTGGTGAGTCCGTCGATGACGGTCGCCTGGAGGACGGCCCGCAGCTCCGGCGAGAGCCGGGTGAGGGCCCCGGCGAGGTCCCCGTGCTCCACCCCCGCGAGCACGCGTTCCTCCGCCGAGGCCTCGTCGCGGTGGCGCAACCGGGACAGCGCCTGGCGCAGCCGGCCGCGCGCCCCGTCCCCGCGCACGGCGTCGACCAGGCGGCGCGAGCCGATGCGCCACAGCCAGCCGGCGGCGTCGGCGGAAGTGCCCTCCTCGCGGTAGCGGGCGGTGCCGCGCCACACCGCGAGGAACGTCTCCTGCACGACGTCGTCGACTATCGCGGGGTCCGCGCAGCGGCCGCGCAGGCGCGCGGTCAGCCAGGGCGCGTACCGCCGGTACAGCTCCTCGAAGGCATGACGGTCCCGGTCCGCCGCGATGGCCCGCAGCAGCTCCCCGTCGCTTCTCGTTTCGCTCACATTCCCTCATCGGACGGGCCCCGCCGATCGGTTCACGATCCGCCGCACGATTTTTTCTTGACGTGGACACCCCTCTTGCACCACCCTTTCACTACTCAATTAGTGAAAGGGTGGTTGTCCAGTGGTCGAATACCGCATCGACCGGCACAGCGG harbors:
- a CDS encoding zf-HC2 domain-containing protein — its product is MTWHVAEEDLRAYAQGELAPPLLWSADTHLAGCARCRALLARTTDPVALDAGWARLDAELDAPRPALLERLLVRLGVADHTARLLAATPVLRRSWLLSVLFLLVMTVLAVRVADQPLLFLALAPLLPLAGVALSYGPSLDPTYEMAVVAPLHGFRLLMIRTVAVLTAGLAFNGLATLALPGYGLSALAWLLPALALTATGLALTARLGPVVAPAVVGGAWVSLLVLAESRTPAHDTLAPFTAVGQSAAAVVAALAVLLLFRTRDRFDTRPLGGFPNGGTL
- a CDS encoding RNA polymerase sigma factor, with translation MSETRSDGELLRAIAADRDRHAFEELYRRYAPWLTARLRGRCADPAIVDDVVQETFLAVWRGTARYREEGTSADAAGWLWRIGSRRLVDAVRGDGARGRLRQALSRLRHRDEASAEERVLAGVEHGDLAGALTRLSPELRAVLQATVIDGLTTREAAVLLGIPPGTVKTRAQRARKQLREALA